The following proteins come from a genomic window of Flavobacteriaceae bacterium MAR_2010_188:
- a CDS encoding Por secretion system C-terminal sorting domain-containing protein, translating into MQTTTFYPFKTLILSIGLLLACMIGYSQCPNIVWQDEFTGTSLDLSKWNYQIGDGCAEGICGWGNNELQSYQQNNVVVSNGTLKITAKKERVRGSQYTSGRINTKAKADFTYGRFEASVKLPAGDGLWPAFWMLSSNEPYGPWPQSGEIDIMEFVASNPDRTLGYIHYGDPYPNNQSQGNSFVLKNDVFTNAFHEFAIEWEPGIIRWYVDGILFSTKTTQDVAPYNWPFDQDFHFLLNVAVGGNLGGPVNNNMLPATMEVDYVRVYDGFKAYIGGDDVVANQEQGVSYSIGNVTNNTNVSWSVPSGATIVSGQGTPNISVNFGNESGTVSASFNDGCSTVTLDLAVEVEPSYVKSYAFENFDAAATATYASSTGTLTELANPSPNATNSSALSGKYDRNAQEQYDILVYNVNTITDGSLYVNKTNKFYVDIYTTAPIGTQITLQLETSNATASNYPTGRHSRYSATITENGNWHRLQFTLLDRPDITASDTGITTMILLFASNSYTSDTYYFDNLDSYTVDTGTPTNQSPNVSISNPSNGSSYSTGTNISIAANATDGDGSISQVEFFVNGSSIGVDTTSPYSRSWSVASGTSDLTAVATDNLGASTTSSVVSVTGTTTGTASSMYVSSIVTGTASAAKGSKYGTASVTILNNLGNPVSNATVTGTFSGTFSEQRSALTNSNGVASFITSASAKGTLVVNFCVGNVAHASLTYNSANNTITCVNSTARLANRSVFTNFKIYPNPVEKSLNINMEGSSGNFSYVVYDFSGKILLSGNIQDKRAQLNVSTLASGLYLISLKDNDNIEKIMKFVKD; encoded by the coding sequence ATGCAAACAACTACATTCTACCCTTTTAAAACTTTAATTCTATCGATTGGCCTTCTTTTAGCTTGTATGATAGGATATTCTCAATGCCCCAATATAGTTTGGCAAGATGAATTTACAGGGACTTCTTTAGATCTTTCTAAATGGAATTACCAAATCGGAGATGGCTGCGCGGAGGGAATCTGTGGTTGGGGAAACAATGAATTGCAGTCCTATCAACAAAATAATGTCGTGGTCAGCAATGGAACACTAAAAATCACCGCAAAAAAGGAACGTGTTCGTGGTTCACAATATACATCTGGACGAATTAATACTAAAGCCAAGGCCGATTTCACTTATGGTCGATTTGAGGCCTCTGTTAAGCTTCCGGCTGGTGATGGCCTATGGCCAGCATTCTGGATGCTCAGCAGCAACGAGCCCTATGGACCTTGGCCACAAAGTGGAGAAATAGATATCATGGAATTTGTAGCTTCCAATCCTGATCGGACTTTGGGTTATATACATTATGGCGATCCATATCCAAACAATCAATCGCAAGGAAATTCCTTTGTTCTTAAAAATGATGTTTTCACCAATGCTTTTCATGAATTTGCTATTGAATGGGAACCAGGAATCATAAGATGGTATGTAGATGGAATTTTATTTTCTACAAAAACTACTCAAGATGTGGCCCCTTATAATTGGCCATTTGATCAGGATTTCCATTTTCTATTAAATGTTGCAGTTGGTGGTAATCTCGGTGGCCCGGTAAATAACAATATGCTTCCTGCCACTATGGAAGTAGATTATGTTAGGGTATACGATGGTTTTAAGGCATATATAGGTGGTGATGATGTGGTTGCAAATCAAGAACAAGGAGTTTCTTATTCAATAGGAAATGTAACAAATAACACAAATGTAAGTTGGAGTGTGCCGTCCGGTGCCACAATTGTTAGCGGCCAGGGCACACCTAATATTTCGGTCAATTTTGGTAATGAGAGCGGAACGGTATCAGCTTCCTTTAATGATGGATGTTCAACCGTTACATTAGATTTAGCAGTAGAAGTAGAACCTTCTTATGTAAAATCTTATGCTTTTGAAAATTTTGATGCTGCTGCTACCGCCACTTATGCAAGTTCTACTGGGACTCTAACTGAATTAGCGAATCCTTCACCAAACGCCACAAACAGCAGTGCTCTAAGTGGAAAATATGACAGAAATGCACAAGAACAATATGATATATTGGTGTATAATGTAAATACCATTACTGATGGCTCTTTATATGTAAACAAAACCAATAAATTTTACGTTGACATCTATACAACAGCACCTATCGGGACTCAAATAACCCTACAACTAGAAACATCTAACGCTACTGCCTCCAATTACCCAACCGGTAGGCACAGCAGATATTCTGCAACAATAACTGAAAATGGTAATTGGCATCGCTTGCAATTCACTTTATTAGATCGCCCGGATATTACAGCCTCAGATACAGGCATTACAACTATGATTTTATTATTTGCATCCAACAGTTATACATCAGATACTTACTATTTTGATAATCTAGACAGTTATACAGTTGACACCGGCACGCCAACAAATCAGTCGCCAAATGTATCAATTAGCAATCCATCAAATGGGTCTTCATATTCTACCGGAACTAATATTAGTATTGCCGCCAATGCCACTGATGGTGATGGTTCAATTTCTCAGGTTGAATTTTTTGTAAATGGAAGTTCGATTGGTGTAGATACAACATCACCATATTCACGATCATGGTCCGTAGCTTCAGGAACTTCTGATTTAACAGCTGTTGCCACTGACAATTTGGGCGCATCAACAACATCTTCTGTTGTTTCTGTAACAGGAACCACAACTGGGACGGCCTCAAGTATGTACGTGTCTTCCATCGTTACGGGCACTGCCTCAGCAGCCAAGGGAAGTAAATATGGAACTGCATCTGTAACCATTCTGAATAACTTGGGCAATCCTGTTTCCAATGCGACGGTTACCGGGACCTTTTCGGGAACGTTTTCCGAGCAACGAAGTGCACTAACCAACTCTAATGGTGTGGCGTCATTTATTACTTCGGCGAGTGCCAAGGGAACCCTTGTCGTTAACTTTTGTGTGGGGAATGTTGCGCATGCATCCCTAACTTATAATAGTGCTAACAACACGATAACTTGTGTTAACTCAACTGCTAGATTGGCCAATAGGTCGGTATTCACTAATTTTAAAATCTATCCCAATCCGGTTGAGAAAAGTCTAAATATTAATATGGAGGGCAGTAGCGGTAACTTTTCATATGTGGTTTATGATTTTAGCGGCAAAATTCTCTTGTCGGGGAATATCCAAGATAAACGAGCTCAACTAAATGTGAGTACTCTTGCCTCGGGTCTTTACCTAATAAGTCTGAAGGATAATGACAATATTGAAAAGATAATGAAATTTGTTAAGGATTAA
- a CDS encoding Por secretion system C-terminal sorting domain-containing protein translates to MKKITYLIFLATLFSQAQTIYFEQDFETTDAITNIRNISQATGEFKEDVLTVGPPPCTFMSKGNAMTVNSTDVDYNSAQNDTDFLNLNPQVLCDAYTIAGVKSIEFDMSSVIGGAYVSGRYYISSTLSYGTTNMAIGLNNGTDNLGLDITFFPVRDTWTTFEFPIPAAFLTSTMVLGIGVQAGQAFGFDDLVVSDYSVLSVPNQSINELKLYPNPVVNGEVHLENFSKVDVEIFNILGKKVKNLKNVSNKFRVDDLNSGIYIVKFNDGSNSVTKKIIKVD, encoded by the coding sequence ATGAAAAAAATTACTTACCTGATTTTTCTTGCAACTCTGTTTTCACAAGCTCAAACTATTTATTTTGAACAAGATTTTGAAACCACGGATGCCATTACCAATATTAGAAATATCTCCCAAGCAACCGGTGAGTTTAAAGAAGATGTGTTGACCGTGGGACCTCCTCCCTGCACCTTTATGTCTAAAGGAAATGCGATGACGGTTAACTCTACAGATGTAGATTACAATTCTGCTCAAAACGATACCGATTTTTTAAATCTAAATCCACAAGTTCTCTGCGACGCATACACTATCGCTGGAGTGAAATCGATTGAATTTGATATGTCTTCTGTAATTGGTGGCGCTTATGTAAGTGGCCGTTATTATATTTCTTCCACACTTAGTTACGGAACAACCAATATGGCAATCGGACTTAATAATGGAACTGATAACTTAGGATTAGACATCACATTTTTTCCTGTTCGAGATACTTGGACCACTTTTGAGTTTCCAATTCCGGCTGCTTTTTTAACGAGCACCATGGTCTTGGGGATTGGAGTACAGGCCGGGCAGGCATTTGGTTTTGACGACCTCGTAGTTTCGGATTATTCAGTTCTAAGTGTGCCAAATCAATCTATAAATGAATTAAAACTGTATCCTAATCCAGTGGTTAACGGTGAAGTTCATCTTGAAAATTTCTCTAAGGTAGATGTTGAAATATTCAATATTCTTGGAAAAAAGGTGAAAAACTTAAAAAATGTTTCAAACAAATTTAGAGTAGATGACTTGAATTCTGGAATCTACATCGTGAAATTTAATGACGGCAGCAATTCTGTAACCAAGAAAATCATAAAGGTTGACTAG